Proteins found in one Corynebacterium sanguinis genomic segment:
- the nrdR gene encoding transcriptional regulator NrdR produces the protein MHCPFCHHEQSRVLDSRVIDGGSAIRRRRECSDCAGRFTTVEKAILMVVKRNGVSEPFDRDKLISGVRRACQGRDVSDDALKRLAQQVEETVRSHGSSQVDANDVGLAVLEPLRALDEVAYLRFASVYKSFESADDFESEIRLMRRRDREDF, from the coding sequence ATGCACTGCCCGTTTTGCCACCACGAACAGTCCAGGGTGCTTGACTCCCGCGTGATCGACGGCGGATCTGCAATTCGCCGCCGCCGAGAGTGCTCGGACTGCGCAGGGCGCTTCACCACCGTGGAAAAGGCCATCCTCATGGTGGTCAAGCGCAACGGCGTCAGCGAGCCCTTTGACCGCGACAAGTTGATCAGCGGCGTGCGGCGCGCGTGCCAGGGCCGTGACGTGTCCGACGACGCTCTCAAGCGACTCGCCCAACAAGTAGAGGAGACCGTGCGCAGCCACGGCAGCTCCCAGGTCGACGCCAACGACGTCGGCCTCGCGGTGCTCGAGCCACTGCGCGCCCTCGACGAGGTCGCATACCTGCGCTTCGCTTCCGTGTACAAGTCCTTCGAATCCGCCGACGACTTCGAATCCGAAATCCGCCTGATGCGCCGCCGTGACCGCGAGGACTTCTAG
- a CDS encoding DeoR/GlpR family DNA-binding transcription regulator → MYAEERRRQIASLTAIEGRVNVTELADKFDVTAETIRRDLAVLNREGLIHRVHGGAVASQTFSTTEFSLDARSRSASTAKSAIARNALQYLPEQSEGGIFLDSGTSISAFSTLLASDPRAASWPIVTNSLPIALELSTAGLPHVQLLGGSVRAITQAVVGAMALRSLALMRADVAFIGTNALSVDHGLSTADAQEAAIKTAMVTNARTVVVLCDSTKLGNDYLVSFASLDEIDVLITDSGAPESIVSELSQHGIEVVLAEA, encoded by the coding sequence ATGTACGCAGAGGAACGCAGACGACAGATCGCGTCGTTGACCGCCATTGAGGGCCGCGTCAACGTCACCGAGCTGGCAGACAAGTTTGACGTTACTGCGGAAACAATCCGGCGCGACCTAGCCGTCCTCAACCGTGAGGGCCTGATCCACCGCGTTCACGGGGGCGCGGTCGCCAGCCAGACGTTTTCCACCACCGAGTTCTCACTCGACGCGCGCTCGCGGTCGGCATCGACCGCGAAATCCGCCATCGCCCGCAATGCACTGCAGTACTTGCCGGAGCAATCCGAGGGCGGGATCTTCCTCGACTCGGGGACGTCGATTAGCGCCTTTTCCACCCTGCTGGCCTCGGACCCGCGCGCGGCGTCCTGGCCGATTGTGACCAACTCGCTGCCCATCGCGCTCGAGTTGTCCACCGCGGGCCTGCCGCACGTGCAGTTGCTCGGCGGCTCGGTTCGCGCGATTACGCAGGCTGTCGTCGGCGCGATGGCGCTGCGCTCGCTCGCCCTGATGCGCGCCGACGTCGCCTTCATCGGCACCAACGCGCTCAGCGTCGACCACGGACTGTCCACGGCCGATGCCCAGGAGGCCGCGATTAAGACGGCGATGGTCACCAACGCCCGCACCGTTGTTGTGCTGTGCGATTCGACCAAGCTCGGCAACGACTACCTGGTCAGCTTCGCCTCGCTGGACGAGATCGACGTCCTCATCACCGATTCCGGCGCACCGGAGTCGATCGTCAGCGAGCTGTCACAGCACGGCATTGAGGTAGTCCTCGCCGAGGCGTAG
- a CDS encoding hydrogen peroxide-inducible genes activator, whose protein sequence is MSNKEYRPTLAQLRTFVTIAENKHFGAAAAKLNISQPSLSQALVALETGLGIQLIERSTRKVIVSPVGEELLPLARATLEAADAFVTRSRGALGVLSGPLTLGIIPTLTPYILPDFLKESGKHYADLKPQIVEEQTPALLDQLRDGSVDVAILAVPAGHPGMRESVLFRERFVVVTPEGHPLAGRRDLTLDDLRELELLLLDDGHCLRDQIIDLCRIAQMSNPGNGEYSTRASSLTTIMQLVVAGLGCTLVPESAVATECTRSGLGLAAFAPSVAAERTIGLVSRPSSARAVEHQALGELITRAHAKVIQRSRSIIDG, encoded by the coding sequence ATGAGCAATAAAGAGTACCGCCCGACCCTCGCTCAGCTGCGGACCTTCGTCACCATCGCCGAGAACAAGCACTTCGGCGCTGCTGCTGCCAAGCTCAACATCTCCCAGCCGTCGCTGTCGCAAGCCCTCGTCGCGTTGGAAACCGGACTGGGTATCCAGCTCATCGAGCGCTCCACGCGGAAGGTGATTGTCTCCCCGGTCGGTGAGGAACTGCTCCCCCTTGCTCGCGCCACCCTCGAGGCGGCGGATGCCTTTGTCACCCGTTCGCGCGGCGCACTCGGTGTGCTCTCGGGCCCGCTCACGCTCGGGATTATCCCGACGCTGACCCCGTATATCCTCCCCGACTTTCTCAAGGAATCGGGCAAGCACTACGCGGACCTGAAACCCCAGATCGTCGAGGAGCAAACTCCCGCGCTTCTTGATCAGCTCCGCGACGGCTCCGTCGACGTCGCCATCTTGGCCGTGCCGGCGGGCCACCCCGGAATGCGCGAGTCCGTGCTGTTCCGCGAGCGCTTCGTCGTTGTCACACCCGAGGGCCACCCGCTCGCGGGCCGCCGCGACCTCACCCTCGACGACCTGCGCGAGCTCGAGTTGCTGCTGCTTGACGACGGCCACTGCCTACGAGACCAGATCATCGACCTATGCCGGATCGCCCAGATGAGCAACCCGGGCAACGGGGAGTACTCCACGCGCGCCTCCTCGCTGACCACCATCATGCAGCTCGTCGTGGCGGGGCTGGGCTGCACGCTGGTTCCGGAATCCGCGGTGGCGACCGAGTGCACGCGGTCGGGTTTGGGGCTCGCCGCTTTCGCCCCGTCGGTTGCGGCGGAGCGCACGATCGGTCTGGTCAGCAGGCCGTCGTCGGCACGCGCGGTCGAGCACCAAGCGCTCGGCGAGCTGATCACGCGGGCCCACGCCAAGGTGATCCAACGAAGCAGGAGCATCATCGACGGCTAG
- a CDS encoding PAC2 family protein has translation MTDQERHMYELEYPAPAVGEGPAGPTLIIAMQGYADAGHAVEGAADHLKAAFESRTVATFNNDELIDYRSRRPIVTMAHSEITSMEDLQLDMRVLRDTEGQSFLLLSGPEPDLRWEAFSEAVADLADRFNVDKTICLYAAPMGAPHTRPLVVSAHGNDRELVGTMFTFDGMVTVPGSAAIMIERVLHGRGRKVAGYTAHVPHYVSASPYPSATYQLLQSVSDASNLQFPLRSLEHDMQRVSRQLAEQTASSQEISQVVAALEQHYDSEMQEYRDRHPNAMMPGESQMPSGEEIGEAFENFLSAIDDRDYDSFGERALPFGEDVDSRLADHYTTDLSEPDSAERDDDDDTGEQGALDDDQ, from the coding sequence ATGACGGACCAAGAACGTCACATGTATGAGCTGGAGTACCCCGCCCCCGCAGTTGGGGAAGGGCCAGCCGGACCAACCCTCATTATTGCCATGCAGGGCTACGCTGACGCGGGTCACGCCGTCGAGGGCGCTGCCGACCACCTCAAGGCTGCGTTCGAGTCGCGCACGGTGGCGACGTTTAACAACGACGAGCTGATTGATTACCGCTCGCGGCGGCCCATTGTCACCATGGCGCACAGCGAAATCACCAGCATGGAGGACCTCCAGCTGGACATGCGCGTGCTGCGCGACACCGAGGGCCAGTCATTCCTGCTGCTCTCCGGCCCGGAACCCGACCTGCGCTGGGAGGCGTTTAGTGAGGCCGTGGCGGACCTGGCGGATCGCTTCAACGTGGACAAGACCATCTGCCTCTACGCCGCGCCGATGGGCGCGCCGCACACCCGCCCCCTAGTCGTGTCCGCGCACGGCAACGACCGGGAGCTCGTGGGCACGATGTTCACCTTCGACGGCATGGTCACCGTGCCGGGCTCGGCCGCGATTATGATTGAGCGCGTGCTGCACGGCCGCGGCCGCAAGGTGGCGGGCTACACGGCGCACGTTCCGCACTACGTCTCGGCCTCTCCCTACCCCAGTGCGACGTACCAGCTGCTGCAGTCGGTCTCTGATGCCAGCAACCTGCAGTTCCCGCTGCGCTCGCTGGAGCACGACATGCAGCGCGTCTCGCGCCAGCTCGCCGAGCAGACGGCGTCGTCGCAGGAGATCTCCCAGGTGGTCGCTGCCCTGGAGCAGCACTACGATTCGGAGATGCAGGAGTACCGCGACCGCCACCCGAACGCGATGATGCCGGGTGAGTCGCAGATGCCCAGCGGCGAGGAGATCGGCGAGGCGTTCGAGAACTTCCTCTCGGCCATCGATGACCGCGACTACGACAGCTTCGGTGAGCGCGCCCTGCCCTTCGGCGAGGACGTGGACAGCCGGTTGGCGGACCACTACACCACCGACCTGAGCGAGCCGGACAGCGCCGAGCGTGACGACGATGACGACACCGGCGAGCAGGGCGCTCTGGACGACGACCAGTAG
- a CDS encoding DEAD/DEAH box helicase, whose amino-acid sequence MLPDLADVPESLFDEVVWDVFNSWTRERGITLYPAQEEASLALLTGENVILATPTGSGKSMVANAAHFIALARGQRSFYTAPIKALVSEKFFALCEIFGPENVGMMTGDATVNAHAPIIAATAEIVANIALREGERAAIDQVVMDEFHYYSEPDRGWAWQVPLLELPKAQFLLMSATLGNTAWLEEDLTKRTGRPTTYVGGSQRPVPLDFHYVFTPVHETLEELLDAGKAPIYVVHFSQREATERAQALTSMNIVTAEEKKRIAEEIGDFRFTTTFGKTLSSLLRRGIGVHHAGMLPKYRRLVEKLSQTGLLKIICGTDTLGVGINVPIRTVLMTGLAKYDGTRQRVLKSREFHQIAGRAGRAGFDTEGTVVVEAPEHEIENVKLRRKAGDDPKKLKKIRKKSARDGEVSWSEKTFERLTTAEPEELTSQFRVSNSMLLNVVARPGDGYAHMMRLLRDNHDTRAKQNRDILTAVELFRGLVNAQVVERTPDSPAMRPYTLTRELDRDFALNQPLSPFALAFLTVLDPESETYALDVISTFEAILDDPRQLLQAQQSAARGEEIAALKADGVDYTERMALIEDVTYPKPLEEELEAAYETFTQGNPWAKEFQLSPKSVVRDMIEHAMTFSDLIATYGLARSEGVILRYLTDAWRTLSHSIPEAFLNDELGDIIAWLGELVRQVDSSLIDEWAHMADEDSPISQEALERELAFGVEDPSALTANRRAFRVMVRNYFFRLVELFAFEKEDQLAEMLAYLDDPDGDAEAAGPAAPDWPAEMDDYFDEYDDVVLDADARGPEYFRIESESGRQWPVVQVLKDPAGEKSFQLHGVVDLDASDQAGEVRLSQLVMKKV is encoded by the coding sequence ATGCTCCCCGACCTCGCCGACGTCCCGGAATCCCTCTTCGATGAGGTGGTGTGGGACGTGTTCAACTCCTGGACCCGCGAGCGTGGAATCACGCTATACCCCGCGCAGGAGGAGGCGTCGCTTGCCCTGCTGACCGGCGAGAACGTTATTCTGGCGACCCCGACCGGGTCGGGCAAGTCGATGGTGGCAAACGCGGCGCACTTCATCGCGCTCGCGCGCGGACAGCGCTCGTTCTACACCGCACCGATCAAGGCACTGGTCAGCGAGAAGTTCTTCGCGTTGTGCGAGATCTTCGGACCTGAGAATGTCGGGATGATGACGGGCGACGCCACCGTGAACGCGCACGCCCCGATCATCGCCGCGACCGCGGAGATCGTCGCCAACATCGCGCTGCGCGAAGGCGAGCGGGCCGCGATCGACCAGGTGGTCATGGACGAGTTCCACTACTACTCCGAGCCGGATCGCGGATGGGCGTGGCAGGTGCCCCTGCTTGAGCTGCCGAAGGCCCAGTTCCTGCTCATGTCGGCGACCCTCGGCAACACCGCGTGGCTCGAGGAGGACCTGACCAAGCGCACGGGCCGCCCCACCACCTATGTCGGTGGTTCGCAGCGGCCCGTGCCGCTGGACTTCCACTACGTGTTCACCCCGGTCCACGAGACGCTCGAAGAGCTTCTCGACGCCGGCAAGGCCCCCATCTACGTCGTCCATTTCTCCCAGCGCGAGGCCACCGAGCGCGCCCAGGCGCTCACGAGCATGAACATCGTCACCGCGGAGGAGAAGAAGCGCATCGCGGAGGAGATCGGCGATTTCCGCTTCACCACCACCTTCGGCAAGACGCTGTCGTCGCTGCTGCGTCGCGGGATCGGCGTGCACCACGCGGGGATGCTGCCGAAGTACCGCAGGCTCGTCGAAAAGCTGTCGCAAACTGGGCTGTTGAAGATCATCTGCGGCACGGACACCCTCGGTGTGGGTATCAACGTGCCGATTCGAACCGTGCTGATGACAGGGTTGGCGAAGTACGACGGCACCCGCCAGCGCGTTTTGAAGTCGCGCGAGTTCCACCAGATCGCGGGCCGGGCGGGGCGCGCGGGGTTTGACACGGAGGGCACCGTCGTCGTCGAGGCCCCGGAGCACGAGATCGAGAACGTCAAGCTGCGCCGCAAGGCGGGCGACGACCCGAAGAAGCTGAAGAAGATTCGCAAGAAATCCGCCCGCGACGGCGAGGTGTCCTGGTCGGAGAAGACGTTCGAGCGGCTCACCACTGCCGAGCCGGAGGAGCTGACGAGCCAGTTCCGGGTGTCCAACTCGATGCTGCTGAACGTCGTGGCTCGCCCCGGCGACGGGTACGCGCACATGATGCGCCTGTTGCGCGACAACCACGACACGCGGGCCAAGCAAAACCGTGACATCCTCACCGCCGTCGAACTTTTCCGCGGGCTCGTCAACGCGCAGGTGGTCGAGCGCACCCCGGATTCGCCCGCGATGCGCCCGTACACGCTCACCCGGGAGTTGGACCGCGATTTCGCGTTGAACCAGCCGCTCTCCCCCTTCGCGCTGGCGTTTTTGACCGTCCTCGACCCGGAGTCGGAGACTTACGCCCTGGATGTCATCTCCACGTTCGAGGCGATCCTGGATGATCCACGCCAGCTTCTCCAGGCGCAGCAATCCGCGGCGCGCGGCGAGGAGATTGCCGCGCTGAAGGCCGATGGCGTGGACTACACCGAGCGCATGGCGCTGATCGAGGACGTGACCTACCCCAAGCCGCTTGAAGAGGAGCTGGAAGCGGCCTACGAGACGTTCACGCAGGGCAACCCTTGGGCCAAGGAGTTCCAGCTCTCGCCCAAGTCGGTCGTGCGCGACATGATCGAGCACGCGATGACGTTTTCGGACCTCATCGCCACCTACGGCCTCGCGCGCTCGGAGGGTGTGATCCTGCGCTACCTCACCGACGCCTGGCGCACTCTATCGCACTCCATCCCCGAGGCCTTCCTCAACGACGAGCTGGGCGATATCATCGCCTGGCTCGGCGAGCTCGTCCGCCAGGTCGACTCCTCGCTCATCGACGAGTGGGCGCACATGGCCGACGAGGATTCCCCGATCTCGCAAGAAGCGCTCGAGCGTGAGCTCGCGTTCGGCGTCGAGGACCCCTCGGCCCTGACGGCCAACCGCCGCGCGTTCCGCGTAATGGTGCGCAACTACTTCTTCCGTCTCGTCGAGCTCTTCGCCTTCGAAAAGGAAGACCAGCTCGCCGAGATGCTCGCCTACCTCGACGACCCCGACGGCGACGCTGAGGCCGCCGGCCCCGCCGCGCCCGACTGGCCCGCGGAGATGGACGACTACTTCGACGAGTACGACGATGTCGTGCTCGACGCCGACGCGCGCGGGCCGGAGTACTTCCGCATCGAGAGCGAGAGCGGCCGGCAGTGGCCGGTTGTGCAGGTGCTCAAGGACCCGGCGGGCGAAAAGTCCTTCCAGCTCCACGGCGTGGTGGACCTGGATGCCTCGGACCAGGCAGGGGAAGTGCGCCTGAGTCAGCTGGTGATGAAAAAAGTTTGA
- the hrpA gene encoding ATP-dependent RNA helicase HrpA, giving the protein MNDSSHPSRGELLSRLDSLPLAEVRRFRRRLDKARAPQALRAIADDLDAAAATVAARDAAVPDITYPEQLPVSARRDDIMELMRNHQVVVIAGETGSGKTTQIPKMLLELGRGRRGLIGHTQPRRLAARTVAERIADELGQSVGETVGYAIRFDDRVSPTTAVKLMTDGILLAEMQRDRFLNAYDTIIIDEAHERSLNIDFLLGYLKQLLPRRPDLKVIITSATIDPQRFAEHFCDADGTPAPIIEVSGRTYPVEIRYRPLVETVGGKETDVDMIDGVVAAIEELMREGEGDILCFFASERDIRDCMEALEKKHWRSVEVTPLFGRLSNAEQHRVFSPHSGRRIVLSTNIAETSLTVPGIHYVVDTGLARISRYSTRTKVQRLPIEEISQASANQRSGRSGRVADGIAIRLYSEENFNARAEFTDPEILRTNLASVILQMISLRLGDISEFPFLQPPDPKSVRDGLAVLHELGATSDKERNGAPVLTAIGRDIARIPVDPKMARMLVEANRLGVLDDVTVIVAYMTIQDVRERPLEFQAQADQAHARFKDKTSDFLSALKLWDYIGESRDELSGNAFRKRMKREFLHYMRIREWYDLVRQLRDVEKQLGFSRAENVANERDSDAIHKSLLTGLLSNIGAREGNSKEFQGTRGTKFMVFPGSVLAKKPPEFLMAAELVETSRLWARDVARIQPEWVETAAGGLLKHSYSEPVWSRKRSAAMVHQTSLLYGLPIVRDRLVPYHRVDAEGARTMFIRHALIGGDWNRHHTFIDHNEAMLADAAAVEDKVRRRGIVVDEDALYDFYDSRLPADVTTARHFDSWWKKKRHEDASYLNFNPNDLVNDDVDASDSDFPTAWRQGSIDYALRYTFEPGDPLDGVTVEVPVPLLAGFEATGFDWLVPGLRAELVTELIRTLPKALRRSVVPAPDFAAMALPKLTPREQPLTDDLAEVLRSIGGAGINGSDFRPAALPPHLKITFAAIDKRGEIIDHDKDLTALKSRQSGKIRSSVSKASRTAETASAPKWTAHTLGEVPETVTTTIDGNQVDAYPALEATANGVKVTVHPTKAAADASMLTATLTLLLREINVNVSQMTKGLPLRQKVAIDNYPHGGAAGLVDDARVATLRDLMVAAGGPVRSPEEFDALVREIKPKVSAEVRQKVVALAPVLVEYSAISQELEKWTGPAIDDMRGQLAFFLPAHAITVHGMAYLRHVPRYIDAMRIRLEDMAIDPDRDADRQDVVAATHAYLKAKLRTLPAGREKTKDVKDILWRIQELRVSLFAQRLGTPKPVSQRRIEKLIDAVR; this is encoded by the coding sequence ATGAACGATTCCTCCCACCCCTCCCGCGGCGAGCTCCTCTCCCGCCTCGATAGCCTGCCGCTTGCCGAGGTGCGGCGGTTTCGCCGTCGCCTGGACAAGGCCCGCGCGCCGCAGGCGCTTCGCGCCATCGCCGACGACCTCGACGCCGCAGCCGCCACCGTTGCGGCGCGCGATGCCGCGGTGCCCGACATCACCTACCCCGAGCAGTTGCCCGTCTCTGCGCGGCGCGATGACATCATGGAGCTCATGCGCAACCACCAGGTGGTGGTCATCGCGGGTGAGACGGGTTCGGGCAAGACCACCCAGATCCCGAAGATGCTGCTCGAGCTGGGGCGCGGCCGCCGGGGTTTGATCGGCCACACCCAGCCGCGCCGGCTCGCGGCACGCACCGTCGCGGAGCGCATCGCGGACGAGCTCGGCCAGAGCGTCGGCGAGACCGTGGGCTACGCCATCCGCTTCGACGACCGCGTCTCCCCCACCACGGCGGTCAAACTGATGACCGACGGCATCCTGCTCGCCGAAATGCAGCGCGACCGCTTCCTCAACGCCTACGACACGATCATCATCGACGAGGCCCACGAGCGCTCGCTTAACATCGACTTCCTCCTCGGCTATCTCAAGCAGCTCCTGCCCCGGCGCCCTGACCTGAAGGTGATCATCACCTCTGCGACGATCGATCCGCAGCGCTTCGCCGAGCACTTCTGCGACGCCGACGGCACCCCGGCCCCGATCATCGAGGTCTCCGGGCGCACCTACCCCGTCGAGATCCGCTATCGCCCTCTGGTGGAAACCGTTGGCGGCAAAGAGACCGACGTGGACATGATCGACGGCGTCGTCGCGGCCATCGAGGAGCTGATGCGCGAGGGCGAAGGCGACATCTTGTGCTTCTTCGCCTCCGAGCGCGACATCCGAGACTGCATGGAGGCCCTGGAAAAGAAGCACTGGCGCTCCGTGGAGGTCACCCCGCTGTTCGGGCGGCTGTCCAACGCCGAGCAGCACCGCGTGTTCTCCCCGCACTCCGGCCGGCGCATTGTGCTGTCGACCAATATCGCCGAGACGTCGCTGACGGTCCCGGGGATTCACTACGTGGTGGATACCGGCCTGGCGCGCATCTCGCGCTACTCCACACGCACGAAGGTGCAGCGACTGCCCATCGAGGAGATTTCCCAGGCCTCGGCCAACCAGCGCTCCGGGCGCTCGGGCCGCGTTGCCGACGGCATTGCCATCAGGCTCTACTCCGAAGAAAACTTCAACGCCCGGGCCGAGTTCACTGACCCGGAAATCCTGCGCACCAACCTTGCCAGCGTGATTCTGCAGATGATCTCGTTGCGTCTCGGCGACATCAGCGAGTTCCCCTTTCTACAGCCCCCGGACCCGAAGTCGGTGCGCGATGGTCTGGCCGTGCTCCACGAGCTCGGCGCCACCAGCGACAAGGAGCGTAACGGCGCGCCCGTGCTCACCGCGATCGGCCGCGACATCGCCCGCATCCCGGTCGACCCGAAGATGGCCCGCATGCTCGTCGAGGCCAACCGCCTCGGCGTGCTTGACGACGTCACCGTCATCGTCGCCTACATGACCATCCAGGACGTGCGCGAGCGCCCGCTCGAGTTTCAGGCCCAGGCGGATCAGGCGCACGCGCGCTTCAAAGACAAGACCTCCGACTTTCTCTCCGCGCTCAAGCTGTGGGACTACATCGGCGAATCGCGCGACGAGCTGTCCGGCAACGCGTTTCGCAAGCGGATGAAGCGCGAATTTCTGCACTACATGCGCATCCGCGAGTGGTATGACCTGGTGCGCCAGCTGCGCGACGTCGAAAAGCAGCTGGGCTTCTCGCGCGCTGAGAACGTTGCCAACGAGCGCGACTCGGACGCGATCCATAAGTCGCTGCTCACGGGGTTGCTGTCCAACATCGGGGCGCGCGAGGGCAATTCGAAGGAGTTCCAGGGCACCCGTGGCACGAAGTTCATGGTCTTTCCGGGATCGGTGCTGGCGAAGAAGCCGCCGGAGTTTCTCATGGCGGCCGAGCTGGTTGAGACCTCGCGGCTGTGGGCGCGCGACGTCGCGCGCATCCAGCCCGAATGGGTGGAAACGGCCGCGGGTGGGCTGCTGAAGCACAGCTATTCGGAGCCGGTGTGGTCGCGCAAGCGCTCGGCCGCGATGGTGCACCAAACGTCGCTGTTGTACGGCCTGCCGATCGTGCGCGACCGGCTCGTGCCCTACCACCGCGTTGACGCCGAGGGCGCGCGCACGATGTTTATCCGCCACGCGCTGATCGGCGGCGATTGGAACCGACACCACACATTCATCGACCACAACGAAGCGATGCTTGCCGACGCCGCAGCGGTCGAGGACAAGGTCCGCCGCCGCGGCATCGTGGTCGACGAGGACGCTTTGTACGACTTCTACGACTCGCGCCTGCCCGCCGACGTGACCACCGCGCGCCACTTCGACTCGTGGTGGAAGAAGAAGCGCCACGAGGACGCCAGCTACCTCAACTTCAACCCGAACGACCTGGTCAACGACGATGTCGATGCCTCCGACTCCGACTTCCCCACCGCGTGGCGCCAGGGGTCGATCGACTACGCGCTGCGCTACACCTTTGAGCCCGGCGACCCGCTTGACGGTGTGACGGTGGAGGTCCCCGTGCCGCTGTTGGCCGGCTTCGAGGCCACCGGCTTCGATTGGCTCGTCCCCGGTCTGCGCGCAGAGCTGGTTACCGAGCTGATCCGCACACTGCCCAAAGCTTTACGACGTTCCGTCGTCCCCGCCCCGGACTTCGCAGCCATGGCGCTGCCGAAGCTCACGCCGCGGGAGCAGCCGCTGACCGACGACCTCGCCGAAGTCCTGCGCTCTATCGGCGGCGCGGGGATCAACGGCAGCGATTTCCGGCCCGCCGCCCTGCCGCCGCACTTGAAGATCACGTTCGCGGCGATTGACAAGCGCGGGGAAATCATCGACCACGACAAGGACCTCACGGCGCTTAAAAGCCGCCAATCAGGCAAGATCCGCTCCTCGGTGTCCAAGGCGAGCCGCACCGCCGAGACGGCCAGCGCACCCAAGTGGACTGCCCACACGCTTGGCGAGGTCCCCGAGACCGTCACCACCACGATCGACGGCAACCAGGTCGACGCCTACCCTGCGCTGGAGGCAACGGCCAACGGCGTCAAGGTCACGGTTCACCCGACGAAGGCGGCCGCCGACGCGTCCATGCTCACGGCGACGCTGACGCTTCTGCTGCGCGAGATCAACGTCAACGTCTCCCAGATGACCAAGGGGCTGCCGCTGCGCCAGAAGGTTGCGATAGACAACTACCCGCACGGTGGTGCGGCGGGGCTTGTCGACGACGCCCGCGTCGCCACGCTGCGCGACCTGATGGTCGCCGCCGGTGGCCCGGTCCGCTCCCCGGAGGAGTTCGACGCGCTGGTGCGTGAAATCAAGCCGAAGGTCAGCGCCGAGGTGCGGCAGAAGGTGGTTGCGCTCGCGCCCGTGCTTGTGGAGTACTCCGCGATCTCGCAGGAGCTGGAGAAGTGGACCGGCCCGGCGATCGACGACATGCGCGGGCAGCTCGCATTCTTCCTCCCCGCCCACGCGATCACCGTCCACGGGATGGCGTACCTTCGGCACGTCCCGCGCTACATCGACGCGATGCGGATTCGCTTGGAGGACATGGCGATAGACCCCGACCGCGACGCTGACCGCCAGGACGTTGTCGCGGCAACCCACGCCTACCTCAAGGCGAAGCTGCGCACGCTGCCCGCCGGGCGGGAGAAGACGAAGGACGTCAAGGACATTCTGTGGCGCATCCAGGAGCTGCGGGTGAGCTTGTTTGCCCAGCGCCTGGGCACCCCGAAGCCGGTTAGCCAGCGTCGCATCGAAAAGCTTATCGACGCCGTCCGCTAG
- the lexA gene encoding transcriptional repressor LexA yields the protein MPRKKDDPNNLDMSVLSDRQRRILEVIQDAVVLRGYPPSIREIGDAAGLQSTSSVAYQLKELEKKGFLRRDPNKPRAVDLRHLPDSQKNSRKAKPKAAPTPEDASAPRYIPVVGQIAAGSPILAEENVDNYFPLPQELLGDGELYMLRVVGESMRDAGILDGDWVVVRSQPVAEEGEFVAALLDGEATVKEFHKDATGVWLLPHNDAFSPIKGDEAEIMGRVVSVFRTL from the coding sequence ATGCCACGCAAGAAGGACGACCCGAACAACCTCGACATGAGCGTTCTGTCTGATCGCCAACGTCGCATTCTCGAAGTAATCCAGGACGCCGTTGTTCTACGCGGTTACCCGCCAAGCATCCGCGAGATCGGCGATGCCGCCGGCCTGCAATCCACCTCTTCTGTCGCCTACCAGCTCAAAGAGCTGGAGAAGAAGGGCTTTTTGCGCCGCGACCCGAACAAGCCGCGCGCCGTGGACCTGCGCCACCTCCCCGACTCGCAGAAGAATTCGCGCAAGGCCAAGCCGAAGGCCGCCCCGACCCCCGAGGACGCGTCCGCGCCCCGCTACATCCCAGTCGTTGGACAGATCGCCGCTGGCTCCCCGATTCTCGCCGAGGAGAACGTGGACAACTACTTCCCGCTTCCCCAGGAGCTGCTCGGCGACGGCGAGCTCTACATGCTCCGCGTCGTCGGCGAGTCCATGCGTGACGCCGGCATTCTCGACGGCGACTGGGTCGTGGTGCGCTCCCAGCCCGTGGCGGAGGAAGGCGAGTTCGTCGCAGCGCTTCTCGACGGCGAAGCGACCGTGAAGGAGTTCCACAAGGACGCCACCGGCGTCTGGCTCCTCCCCCACAATGACGCGTTCTCCCCGATCAAGGGCGACGAGGCGGAAATCATGGGGCGTGTCGTGTCCGTTTTCCGCACCCTCTAA